The sequence AAATCTTCATAAATAAAATTAGAAGGAATACCTTTTTTTATTAATTCTTTTTTCATCATTTTTGGTTCATTATAATTTTTTTCTCTATTATCTCCACTTACAATAATATAACGTATTTTTCTATGATGAAAAAGAATAGCTGCTGCATCTATCCTATATTTAAAATAAGCATTTATACCACCTCCATGTAAATACTTAGAAGTACCTAAAACAACACCATATGTATTATATGGAATATATTTTATACAATTATAATTTTTTTTTATTGACCAAAAACTTATTACAAAGTAACAAGAAATGATAAATATAATTAAAGTTAATAATATACGTTTTATTATAATAAAACATGAAATCTAACAAGAATCATTCTCTATTACCCATTCGCCTTTTTCTAAAAAAAATTCTGCTTGTTTAAATTTAATATTTTTAGTTTCTCCTGTAATTAAATGACGAATATTAATTCTATTGTTTCTACCTATTTTTTTACCATTTTTTACTTTCATAAAATAATCTAGATTATTATTTGGAATGCATAAAACTTCACCTCTTTTTATAAAAGATTTTAATAAAAAAGATATAATTTTTTTATTAATATCATAAACTCTTTCCTGAAACAAATTAAAAGCATTTTGTTTATAAACTATAAGAGGATCTTTTTGTTCAAAAACAGCATTTTGCACTGAATATCGTAAATTATCCATTTCACGTAAATGTTCTTTCCACTTAT is a genomic window of Blattabacterium cuenoti containing:
- a CDS encoding SanA/YdcF family protein; translation: MSCFIIIKRILLTLIIFIISCYFVISFWSIKKNYNCIKYIPYNTYGVVLGTSKYLHGGGINAYFKYRIDAAAILFHHRKIRYIIVSGDNREKNYNEPKMMKKELIKKGIPSNFIYEDFYGISTLHSISRVYKNFHQKKFTIISQKFHNERAIFIGNCLGLDVIAFNAKSFSFDEKVQLREIFARIKVFWDIFFKKNIFLKFLHYYIF